From one Streptomyces sp. N50 genomic stretch:
- a CDS encoding ribonuclease domain-containing protein produces the protein MRFPPRITSIGAAAAVLSALLVGGTVATATPAAAAVGSICYSALPSQAYDTLDLIATNGPFPYSQDGVVFRNQEGVLPSQASGYYHEYTVKTPGSSTRGARRIVTGKKTQEDYYTSDHYVTFNLINFGC, from the coding sequence ATGAGATTCCCCCCACGGATCACCAGCATCGGCGCAGCAGCCGCCGTCCTGTCCGCTCTCCTCGTCGGCGGCACCGTCGCCACCGCGACCCCGGCCGCCGCCGCGGTCGGCAGCATCTGTTACAGCGCCCTGCCTTCGCAGGCGTACGACACGCTCGACCTGATCGCGACGAACGGCCCCTTCCCCTACTCGCAGGACGGCGTCGTCTTCCGCAACCAGGAAGGCGTCCTCCCCAGCCAGGCGTCCGGGTATTACCACGAGTACACGGTCAAGACTCCTGGCTCGTCCACGCGAGGTGCGCGCCGCATCGTCACCGGAAAGAAGACCCAGGAGGACTACTACACCTCGGACCACTACGTCACCTTCAACCTGATCAACTTCGGCTGCTGA
- a CDS encoding histidine kinase: MTGDRTAKVPQAFAGRRWLLPSAVADELDPDVERRGRPRRTARDWVVDTCCFLLAVGIGLAAAQTLDSDTATPHSLAVVDQLFGVLACGAVWLRRRWPLGLAVAMVPVGFVSNTAGGAAMVAVFTLAVHRPFRYVAWIGGVQLALAPLFFWLRPDPDLPYAGAVVFTELLTLTVIGWGMFVRSKRQLMLSLRDRARRAETEAELRAEQAQRLAREAIAREMHDVLAHRLTLLSVHAGALEFRPDAPREEVARAAGVIRESAHEALQDLREIIGVLRAGEPDDTGRPQPTLGALDALVTESREAGMKVTLANRVTDPAAVPASVGRTAYRIAQEALTNARKHAPGTEVTVTVTGTPGDGLVIAVHNPPPEGAVPHVPGSGQGLIGLTERATLAGGRLEHGPGEGGGFRVRAWLPWG, translated from the coding sequence GTGACAGGTGACAGGACCGCGAAGGTACCGCAGGCGTTCGCGGGGCGCCGATGGCTGCTGCCGTCCGCCGTGGCCGACGAACTCGACCCCGACGTCGAACGGCGCGGACGTCCCCGCCGTACCGCCCGCGACTGGGTCGTCGACACCTGCTGCTTCCTGCTGGCCGTGGGCATCGGACTCGCCGCCGCGCAGACCCTCGACAGCGACACCGCGACCCCGCACTCCCTCGCCGTCGTGGACCAGCTCTTCGGGGTCCTCGCCTGCGGCGCGGTGTGGCTGCGCCGCCGCTGGCCGCTCGGGCTCGCGGTCGCGATGGTCCCCGTCGGCTTCGTGTCGAACACGGCGGGCGGCGCCGCCATGGTCGCCGTGTTCACGCTCGCCGTGCACCGCCCCTTCCGCTACGTCGCCTGGATCGGCGGCGTCCAACTCGCCCTGGCCCCGCTGTTCTTCTGGCTGCGCCCGGACCCCGACCTGCCGTACGCCGGCGCGGTCGTGTTCACCGAACTGCTCACCCTCACCGTCATCGGCTGGGGCATGTTCGTCCGCTCCAAGCGGCAGCTCATGCTCAGCCTGCGCGACCGCGCCCGGCGCGCCGAGACGGAGGCGGAGCTGCGGGCCGAGCAGGCCCAGCGGCTCGCCCGCGAGGCCATCGCGCGCGAGATGCACGACGTGCTCGCCCACCGGCTGACCCTGCTGAGCGTGCACGCGGGCGCGCTGGAGTTCCGCCCGGACGCGCCCCGCGAGGAGGTCGCGCGGGCGGCCGGTGTCATCCGGGAGAGCGCCCACGAGGCCCTCCAGGACCTGCGGGAGATCATCGGCGTCCTGCGCGCGGGCGAGCCCGACGACACGGGCCGTCCGCAGCCCACGCTCGGCGCCCTGGACGCGCTGGTCACCGAGTCCCGCGAGGCCGGCATGAAGGTCACCCTCGCCAACCGGGTCACCGACCCCGCCGCGGTCCCCGCCTCGGTCGGCCGCACCGCCTACCGCATCGCCCAGGAGGCCCTCACCAACGCCCGCAAACACGCCCCGGGCACGGAGGTCACGGTGACGGTCACCGGCACCCCGGGCGACGGCCTGGTGATCGCCGTGCACAACCCGCCCCCGGAGGGTGCTGTGCCCCATGTCCCCGGTTCCGGCCAGGGGTTGATCGGGCTGACCGAGCGGGCGACGTTGGCGGGGGGACGGCTGGAGCACGGGCCGGGAGAGGGCGGGGGGTTCCGGGTGCGGGCTTGGCTGCCGTGGGGGTGA
- a CDS encoding response regulator transcription factor: MTAIRLLLVDDDPLVRAGLSFMMGGAADIEIVGEAADGSEVEELVDRVHPDVVLMDIRMPSVDGLTATERLRARGDAPQIVVLTTFHADEQVLRALRAGAAGFVLKDTPPAEILDAVRRVAAGDPVLSPAVTRQLMEHAAGTATDTRRARARERIAALGDREREVAVAVGQGLANAEIATGLFMSVATVKTHVSRILAKLDLNNRVQIALLAYDAGLLEEDGESGH, encoded by the coding sequence ATGACTGCGATCAGACTGCTCCTCGTCGACGACGACCCGCTGGTGCGGGCCGGGCTGTCCTTCATGATGGGCGGGGCCGCCGACATCGAGATCGTCGGCGAGGCCGCCGACGGCAGCGAGGTCGAGGAACTCGTCGACCGCGTCCACCCGGACGTCGTCCTCATGGACATCCGTATGCCGTCGGTCGACGGACTGACGGCGACGGAGCGGTTGCGCGCCCGAGGCGACGCGCCCCAGATCGTCGTCCTCACCACCTTCCACGCCGACGAACAGGTGCTACGGGCCCTCCGCGCGGGCGCCGCCGGCTTCGTCCTCAAGGACACCCCGCCCGCCGAGATCCTCGACGCCGTGCGCCGGGTCGCGGCCGGTGATCCGGTGCTGTCGCCCGCGGTCACCCGGCAGTTGATGGAGCACGCGGCGGGCACCGCCACCGACACCCGTCGGGCACGCGCGCGTGAACGCATCGCAGCCCTGGGGGACCGCGAACGCGAGGTCGCCGTAGCCGTCGGGCAGGGCCTCGCCAACGCCGAGATCGCCACCGGCCTCTTCATGAGCGTGGCCACCGTGAAGACCCACGTCTCCCGCATCCTGGCCAAGCTCGACCTCAACAACCGTGTGCAGATCGCCCTGTTGGCGTACGACGCGGGTCTGCTCGAAGAGGACGGGGAGAGCGGGCACTAG
- a CDS encoding cytochrome P450 — protein MTEVIDLGEFGEAFRRDPHQVYAMLRKSGPVHRVRLPTPDEHHVTWLIVGYEEARSALTDPRLAKDGGKIGVTFLDEELIGRYLLTTDPPDHTRLRGLISRSFTMRRVEELRPRVQQITDDLLDAMLPSGRADLVEALSYPLPITVISELLGVPELDRAEFRKLSTEAVAPTSSGAEYDAFVRLAEYLGDLIEDKRCAGPSGDLLSDLIRTTSEDGDRLSPQELRGMAFILLIAGHETTVNLLTSGIHALLTHPDQLAALRADMTLLDGAIEEMLRYEGPVENGTFRFAAEPLEIAGTSVERGDPVMVGLTAADRDGVRFPAPDRFDIRRDTRGHLAFGHGIHYCLGAPLARLEARTAIRTLLERAPALTLDGPPGDWLPGMLMRGMRALPVRW, from the coding sequence ATGACCGAAGTGATCGATCTGGGGGAGTTCGGCGAGGCGTTCCGGCGGGACCCGCACCAGGTGTACGCCATGCTGCGGAAGTCGGGCCCGGTGCACCGCGTACGGCTGCCGACGCCGGACGAGCACCACGTGACCTGGCTGATCGTGGGGTACGAAGAGGCGCGCTCGGCGCTCACCGACCCGAGACTGGCCAAGGACGGCGGCAAGATCGGGGTGACGTTCCTCGACGAGGAGCTGATCGGCAGATATCTGCTGACCACCGACCCACCGGACCACACCCGCCTGCGCGGGCTGATCAGCCGCTCGTTCACCATGCGCCGGGTCGAGGAACTGCGCCCGCGCGTCCAGCAGATCACCGACGACCTGCTGGACGCGATGCTGCCCTCCGGCCGTGCCGACCTCGTCGAGGCGCTCTCCTACCCGCTGCCGATCACCGTGATCAGCGAGCTCCTGGGCGTACCCGAGCTGGACCGCGCGGAGTTCCGCAAACTCTCCACGGAGGCGGTGGCGCCCACCAGTTCGGGTGCCGAGTACGACGCGTTCGTCCGGCTCGCCGAATACCTCGGCGACCTGATCGAGGACAAACGCTGCGCGGGCCCCAGCGGCGACCTGCTCAGCGACCTGATCCGCACCACCTCCGAGGACGGCGACCGGCTCTCCCCGCAGGAACTGCGGGGCATGGCCTTCATCCTGCTCATCGCCGGCCACGAGACCACCGTCAACCTCCTCACCAGCGGCATCCACGCCCTGCTCACCCACCCGGACCAACTCGCCGCCCTGCGCGCCGACATGACCCTGCTCGACGGCGCGATCGAGGAGATGCTGCGCTACGAGGGCCCGGTGGAGAACGGCACGTTCCGGTTCGCCGCCGAGCCGCTGGAGATCGCGGGTACCTCGGTGGAGCGGGGCGATCCGGTCATGGTCGGCCTGACCGCCGCCGACCGCGACGGGGTCCGCTTTCCGGCCCCGGACCGCTTCGACATCCGCCGCGACACCCGCGGCCACCTCGCCTTCGGCCACGGCATCCACTACTGCCTCGGCGCCCCCTTGGCCCGCCTCGAAGCCCGCACGGCGATACGCACCCTGCTGGAGCGCGCCCCCGCCCTCACCCTGGACGGCCCGCCCGGCGACTGGCTCCCGGGCATGCTGATGCGCGGGATGCGCGCGCTGCCGGTGCGCTGGTAG
- a CDS encoding PaaI family thioesterase, with the protein MARKALESQPFSRLIGARLSAFGDGIATLEIDIREDLLQQNGFVHGGVLAYAADNALTFAGGTALGPAVLTGGLSIQYVRPATGRVLRAHAEVVQAGRRQAVVRCDVLAVADDGTESLCAVAQGTVLAVRAS; encoded by the coding sequence ATGGCTCGGAAGGCGTTGGAGAGTCAGCCCTTCAGCAGGCTGATCGGCGCGCGGCTGAGCGCCTTCGGGGACGGGATCGCCACGCTGGAGATCGACATCAGGGAGGACCTGCTCCAGCAGAACGGTTTCGTGCACGGCGGAGTCCTCGCCTACGCCGCCGACAACGCGCTCACGTTCGCCGGCGGTACGGCACTCGGCCCCGCGGTCCTCACGGGCGGGCTGTCCATCCAGTACGTCCGCCCGGCCACCGGCCGCGTCCTGCGCGCGCACGCGGAGGTCGTCCAGGCCGGCCGCCGCCAGGCCGTCGTCCGCTGCGACGTCCTCGCGGTCGCCGACGACGGCACGGAGTCCCTCTGCGCGGTCGCCCAGGGCACGGTGCTGGCGGTCCGTGCGTCCTGA
- a CDS encoding Gfo/Idh/MocA family oxidoreductase, giving the protein MRIGVIGTGRIGTIHARTLSRHREVGSLILTDVDPVRAQELANRLGETAAPSTEEIFKWGVDAVVITTATSAHAELIGRAARSGLPVFCEKPIALDLPGSLQAIAEVETAGTILQMGFQRRFDAGYTGAREAVRSGRLGRLHTVRAMTSDQTPPPAAYLPISGGLYRDTLIHDFDMLRWVTGHEVVDVYATGSDAGPSMFREAGDIDTAAAVLTLDDGTLATTTAARLNGAGYDVRMELAGELDQVVVGLDDRTPIASTEPTGPPAATKPWTGFLERFGPAYEAELIAFVEVVVGQRTNPCDGREALQALRIAEACEVSRREHRPVRLAEIAGAFPYS; this is encoded by the coding sequence ATGCGCATCGGAGTCATCGGTACGGGCCGCATCGGGACCATCCATGCCAGGACGCTCAGCCGTCATCGCGAGGTCGGTTCGCTGATCCTCACGGACGTGGACCCGGTCCGGGCCCAGGAGCTGGCGAACCGGCTGGGGGAAACGGCGGCACCGAGCACGGAGGAGATCTTCAAGTGGGGCGTGGACGCCGTGGTGATCACCACGGCGACATCGGCGCACGCCGAATTAATCGGGAGAGCGGCACGGTCCGGGCTCCCGGTGTTCTGCGAGAAGCCCATCGCCCTCGACCTGCCGGGCTCGCTGCAAGCGATCGCCGAGGTCGAGACGGCGGGAACGATCCTTCAGATGGGGTTCCAGCGCCGGTTCGACGCGGGCTACACGGGAGCCCGGGAGGCGGTGCGCTCGGGGCGGCTGGGACGGCTGCACACGGTCCGCGCGATGACCTCCGACCAGACGCCTCCCCCGGCCGCCTACCTCCCGATCTCCGGCGGGCTGTACCGGGACACCCTGATCCACGACTTCGACATGCTGCGCTGGGTGACCGGGCACGAGGTCGTCGACGTGTACGCGACCGGTTCGGACGCCGGTCCCTCGATGTTCCGCGAGGCCGGTGACATCGACACGGCCGCGGCGGTCCTCACCCTGGACGACGGCACGCTGGCCACGACGACGGCCGCGCGCCTGAACGGGGCGGGCTACGACGTCCGGATGGAGCTGGCCGGAGAACTCGACCAGGTCGTCGTCGGCCTGGACGACCGCACGCCCATCGCTTCCACCGAGCCGACCGGTCCCCCGGCCGCGACCAAGCCGTGGACCGGCTTCCTGGAGCGCTTCGGGCCCGCCTACGAGGCCGAGTTGATCGCCTTCGTGGAGGTGGTCGTCGGCCAGCGCACCAACCCGTGCGACGGCCGCGAGGCCCTTCAGGCACTGCGCATCGCCGAGGCCTGCGAAGTGTCCAGACGCGAACACAGACCGGTCCGCCTCGCGGAGATCGCGGGCGCCTTCCCCTACAGCTGA
- a CDS encoding GntR family transcriptional regulator — translation MPLELSVDRSSPVPLYFQLSQQLEAAIEHGSLTPGSLLGNEIELAARLGLSRPTVRQAIQSLVDKGLLVRRRGVGTQVVHSQVKRPLELSSLFDDLEAAGQRPATKVLVNAVVTASAEVAAALGVAEDSDVHRIDRLRLAHGEPMAYLSNHLPLGLLDLDTAQLEATGLYRMMRTAGITLHSARQSIGARGATAEEAERLAESEGAPLLTMQRTTFDDTGRAVEFGSHTYRPTRYSFEFQLLVRP, via the coding sequence GTGCCGCTCGAGCTCAGCGTGGACCGGAGCAGCCCGGTGCCGTTGTACTTCCAGCTGTCCCAGCAGCTGGAGGCCGCGATCGAACACGGCTCGCTGACCCCCGGCAGTCTGCTGGGCAACGAGATCGAACTGGCGGCCCGGCTCGGCCTGTCCCGGCCCACGGTCCGCCAGGCCATCCAGTCACTGGTCGACAAGGGCCTCCTGGTGCGCCGCCGGGGTGTCGGCACGCAGGTCGTGCACAGCCAGGTCAAGCGCCCGCTGGAACTCAGCAGCCTCTTCGACGACCTGGAGGCGGCCGGGCAGCGCCCCGCCACGAAGGTCCTCGTCAACGCCGTCGTGACGGCCTCCGCCGAGGTCGCGGCGGCGCTCGGCGTGGCCGAGGACAGCGACGTACACCGCATCGACCGGCTGCGCCTCGCGCACGGTGAGCCGATGGCGTACCTCTCCAACCACCTGCCGCTCGGCCTCCTCGACCTGGACACCGCGCAACTGGAGGCCACCGGCCTGTACCGGATGATGCGCACCGCCGGCATCACCCTGCACAGCGCCCGCCAGTCCATCGGCGCCCGCGGCGCCACGGCGGAGGAGGCCGAACGCCTCGCCGAGTCCGAGGGCGCCCCGCTCCTCACCATGCAGCGCACGACATTCGACGACACGGGTCGGGCGGTCGAATTCGGCAGCCATACGTATCGGCCGACGCGGTATTCGTTCGAGTTCCAGCTCCTCGTGCGTCCCTGA
- a CDS encoding ROK family glucokinase, which translates to MSTYGNFSAPIGSRRAPALRTVGTRERRSHLTAPRVPTVGIDIGGTKVMAGVVDADGNILEKLRTETPDKSKSPKVVEDTIVELVLDLSDRHDVHAVGIGAAGWVDADRNRVLFAPHLSWRNEPLRDRITSRLSVPVLVDNDANTAAWAEWRFGAGRGEDHLVMITLGTGIGGAILEDGQVKRGKWGVAGEFGHMQVVPSGHRCACGNRGCWEQYSSGNALVREARELAAADSPVAYGIIEHVKGNIGEITGPMITELAREGDAMCIELLQDIGQWLGVGIANLAAALDPSCFVIGGGVSAADDLLIGPARDAFKRQLTGRGYRPEARIVRAQLGPEAGMVGAADLARLVARRFRRAKRRRVERYERYERFAEFRRGSQDTA; encoded by the coding sequence ATGAGCACCTACGGCAACTTCAGCGCCCCCATAGGCTCCCGGCGTGCCCCCGCACTCCGCACCGTCGGCACCCGGGAGCGGCGTTCGCACCTGACGGCCCCCCGCGTGCCCACGGTCGGCATCGACATCGGCGGCACCAAGGTCATGGCGGGCGTCGTGGACGCCGACGGCAACATCCTGGAGAAGCTCCGCACGGAGACCCCGGACAAGTCCAAGAGCCCCAAGGTCGTCGAGGACACCATCGTCGAACTGGTCCTGGACCTCTCCGACCGGCACGACGTGCACGCCGTCGGCATCGGCGCGGCCGGCTGGGTCGACGCCGACCGCAACCGCGTCCTGTTCGCCCCCCACCTGTCGTGGCGGAACGAGCCCCTCAGGGACCGCATCACGAGCAGGCTCTCCGTACCGGTCCTGGTGGACAACGACGCGAACACCGCCGCCTGGGCCGAGTGGCGCTTCGGCGCGGGCCGCGGCGAGGACCACCTCGTCATGATCACGCTCGGCACCGGCATCGGCGGCGCGATCCTGGAGGACGGCCAGGTCAAGCGCGGCAAGTGGGGCGTCGCCGGCGAGTTCGGCCATATGCAGGTCGTGCCGAGCGGCCACCGCTGCGCGTGCGGCAACCGCGGCTGCTGGGAGCAGTACAGCTCCGGCAACGCGCTGGTCAGGGAGGCCCGCGAACTGGCCGCGGCCGACTCCCCGGTGGCCTACGGGATCATCGAGCACGTCAAGGGCAACATCGGCGAGATCACCGGCCCGATGATCACCGAGCTGGCCCGCGAGGGCGACGCGATGTGCATCGAACTGCTCCAGGACATCGGTCAGTGGCTCGGCGTCGGCATCGCCAACCTCGCCGCCGCCCTCGACCCCTCCTGCTTCGTGATCGGCGGCGGTGTCTCGGCCGCCGACGACCTGCTGATCGGCCCCGCGCGGGACGCGTTCAAGCGGCAGCTCACCGGCCGCGGCTACCGCCCCGAGGCCCGCATAGTGCGCGCCCAGCTGGGCCCCGAGGCCGGCATGGTCGGGGCCGCCGACCTGGCCCGGCTGGTCGCCCGCCGCTTCCGCCGCGCCAAGCGCCGCCGGGTCGAGCGGTACGAACGCTACGAGCGGTTCGCCGAGTTCCGCCGCGGCAGCCAGGACACGGCATGA
- a CDS encoding DEAD/DEAH box helicase, with protein sequence MTDTAITEQISVRLAAVFLPSPVVPREGRVAFWDPDGERALPEADEGVEQTELTVVRRQGATVRRRSAPALTLPIEAALPLLVRARRDPAAHPATACWGAAALHALRLAARGRLLPGLTASGHDAWRAGPLEPEDIAHVRAVAAALPYEGHAVPLPGPGPLRLPEPEALMRSFLDAVADTLPRTPAAPYTSGLPFAARAPQRLRDAQDWAAEVAAGMDAGVRISLRLDLSAYDLFDDGGRVRSAGAAIVQVHSLADPTLVVDAAALWAGTADTAFGPRARVDAALAVRRAARVWPPLDRLSELDVLALSEEELGELLGVAATRLAAAGVAVHWPRDLAQDLTAAAVVRSAPGSATDGTGFFESEELLQFRWQLALGGDPLTEAEMDMLAEAHRPVVRLRDQWVLVDPALVRKARKRELGLLDPVDALSVALTGTADVDGETVEAVPVGALATLRDRLTAGIQPAEPPQGLDATLRDYQLRGLAWLDLMTSLGLGGCLADDMGLGKTITLIALHLRRAHRAPTLVVCPASLLGNWQREITRFAPGVPVRRFHGADRTLEDLTGGFVLTTYGTMRSAAPTLAQQPWGMVVADEAQHVKNPYSATAKALRTIPTPARVALTGTPVENNLSELWALLDWTTPGLLGPLKSFRARHARAVENGEDEEAVTRLARLVRPFLLRRKKSDPGIVPELPPKTETDHPVPLTREQASLYEAVVRESMLAIETTEGIARRGLVLKLLTSLKQICDHPALYLKEDHAAARSPGDRLTARSGKLALLDELLDTLLSEDGSAIVFTQYVGMARLITAHLSARAVPVELLHGGTPVPERERMVDRFQAGATPVLVLSLKAAGTGLNLTRAGHVIHFDRWWNPAVEEQATDRAYRIGQTQPVQVHRLITEGTVEDRIADMLEAKRALADAILGSGESSLTELSDRDLSDLVSLRRPS encoded by the coding sequence ATGACGGACACGGCGATCACGGAGCAGATCTCCGTACGGCTGGCCGCCGTCTTCCTGCCGTCCCCGGTCGTCCCGCGCGAGGGCCGCGTCGCCTTCTGGGACCCGGACGGCGAGCGCGCACTCCCCGAAGCGGATGAGGGCGTGGAACAGACCGAGCTGACCGTCGTACGGCGACAGGGCGCCACGGTCCGCCGCAGGTCCGCCCCCGCGCTGACCCTGCCGATCGAAGCGGCGCTGCCCCTGCTGGTGCGCGCCCGCCGCGACCCCGCCGCCCATCCCGCCACGGCCTGCTGGGGCGCCGCCGCCCTGCACGCGCTGCGGCTCGCCGCCCGCGGCCGACTCCTCCCCGGGCTCACCGCGTCAGGCCACGACGCCTGGCGCGCGGGCCCGCTGGAGCCGGAGGACATCGCGCACGTCCGCGCGGTGGCGGCGGCGCTCCCGTACGAGGGCCACGCAGTCCCGCTGCCCGGCCCGGGCCCGCTGCGGCTGCCCGAGCCCGAAGCACTCATGCGCTCCTTCCTGGACGCGGTCGCGGACACCCTGCCCCGCACCCCGGCCGCGCCGTACACTTCCGGTCTGCCCTTCGCGGCCCGCGCGCCGCAGCGGCTGCGTGACGCCCAGGACTGGGCCGCGGAGGTCGCCGCCGGGATGGACGCGGGCGTGCGGATCTCGCTCCGCCTGGACCTGTCGGCGTACGACCTGTTCGACGACGGCGGCCGGGTGCGCAGCGCGGGCGCGGCGATCGTCCAGGTGCACAGCCTCGCCGACCCGACCCTCGTGGTCGACGCGGCGGCCCTGTGGGCGGGCACGGCGGACACCGCCTTCGGGCCCCGCGCGCGCGTAGACGCCGCGTTGGCCGTACGGCGGGCCGCGCGCGTGTGGCCACCGCTGGACCGGCTCTCCGAGCTGGACGTACTCGCCCTGTCCGAGGAGGAGTTGGGCGAGCTGCTCGGCGTGGCGGCCACGCGGCTCGCGGCGGCCGGGGTCGCCGTCCACTGGCCCCGGGACCTGGCACAGGACCTGACGGCGGCGGCCGTGGTGCGGTCGGCGCCGGGCTCCGCGACCGACGGCACGGGTTTCTTCGAGAGCGAGGAACTCCTGCAGTTCCGCTGGCAGTTGGCGCTCGGCGGCGACCCGCTCACCGAGGCCGAGATGGACATGCTGGCCGAGGCCCACCGCCCGGTCGTACGCCTCCGGGACCAGTGGGTGTTGGTCGACCCGGCCCTCGTCCGCAAGGCGCGCAAACGCGAACTCGGCCTGCTCGACCCGGTCGACGCGCTGTCCGTCGCGCTCACCGGCACGGCGGACGTCGACGGCGAGACGGTGGAGGCCGTCCCGGTCGGCGCGCTGGCCACGCTCCGCGACCGCCTGACGGCAGGCATCCAGCCCGCCGAGCCACCCCAGGGCCTGGACGCCACCCTCCGGGACTACCAACTCCGGGGCCTGGCCTGGCTGGACCTCATGACCTCCCTCGGCCTGGGCGGCTGCCTGGCCGACGACATGGGCCTCGGCAAGACGATCACCCTCATCGCCCTGCACCTGCGCCGGGCCCACCGCGCCCCCACCCTGGTGGTCTGCCCCGCCTCCCTCCTGGGCAACTGGCAGCGGGAGATCACCCGCTTCGCCCCCGGAGTCCCCGTCCGCCGCTTCCACGGCGCGGACCGCACACTGGAGGACCTGACCGGCGGCTTCGTCCTCACGACGTACGGCACGATGCGCTCGGCCGCGCCCACGTTGGCCCAACAGCCGTGGGGCATGGTCGTCGCGGACGAGGCGCAGCACGTCAAGAACCCGTACTCGGCGACGGCGAAGGCCCTGCGCACGATCCCGACCCCCGCGCGCGTGGCGCTGACCGGCACCCCGGTGGAGAACAACCTCTCCGAACTCTGGGCCCTGCTGGACTGGACGACCCCCGGACTGCTGGGCCCCCTGAAGTCCTTCCGCGCCCGGCACGCGCGTGCCGTGGAGAACGGCGAGGACGAGGAGGCGGTGACCCGGCTCGCCCGCCTGGTCCGCCCGTTCCTCCTGCGCCGCAAGAAGTCCGACCCGGGCATCGTCCCCGAACTGCCGCCGAAGACGGAGACGGACCACCCGGTCCCGCTCACCCGCGAACAGGCCTCGCTGTACGAGGCGGTGGTGCGGGAGTCGATGCTCGCGATCGAGACGACGGAGGGCATCGCCCGCAGGGGCCTGGTCCTGAAGCTCCTCACCTCCCTCAAGCAGATCTGCGACCACCCAGCTCTGTACCTGAAGGAGGACCACGCGGCAGCCCGGTCCCCCGGCGACCGCCTCACCGCCCGCTCGGGCAAACTCGCCCTGCTGGACGAGCTGTTGGACACCCTGCTGTCCGAGGACGGTTCCGCGATCGTCTTCACGCAGTACGTGGGCATGGCCCGTCTGATCACCGCCCATCTGTCGGCCCGCGCGGTCCCGGTCGAGCTGCTCCACGGCGGCACACCGGTGCCGGAGCGGGAGCGCATGGTGGACCGCTTCCAGGCGGGCGCGACCCCGGTCCTGGTCCTGTCCCTGAAGGCCGCGGGCACCGGCCTGAACCTCACCCGCGCGGGCCACGTCATCCACTTCGACCGCTGGTGGAACCCGGCCGTCGAGGAACAGGCCACCGACCGCGCCTACCGCATCGGCCAGACCCAGCCGGTCCAGGTCCACCGCCTCATCACCGAGGGCACGGTCGAGGACCGCATCGCCGACATGCTCGAAGCCAAGCGGGCGTTGGCAGACGCGATCCTCGGCTCCGGCGAGTCGTCGTTGACCGAGCTGTCGGACCGGGACCTGTCCGACCTGGTGTCGTTGCGGAGGCCGTCGTGA